In uncultured Cohaesibacter sp., a genomic segment contains:
- a CDS encoding TRAP transporter substrate-binding protein translates to MVSRRDAFKLVGGAAAASTLVGMSSTANASDKKYRFRAQTHMSESSPQGKMYGDWAKLCETLSEGRLKIDLHFSSAIVKDFETFGAAASGILDIDMTGASYQTGKEPAFQFIGDVMGGYENPMQLHAWLNYGGGRPVVDEIYAKHGMYLIGLFCPGVESLSSTKPLDGIASLKDWKFRSPPGMESEIFAKLGAAPVVMPFGEVFTAMTTGVVDGCDAGTVTLNKNLGVYDVANHFTYPGFHSMPADHVAINLKKWNALPDDLKEVMQVAQTAIASKLYQQIDTEDHKIVTELAAKGIKASNWSKEDRMKFRETAQGVWKDWSTRSELCKKIYDSHIEFMKNLGLLT, encoded by the coding sequence ATGGTTTCACGGAGAGATGCATTTAAACTGGTTGGGGGGGCTGCAGCTGCATCCACACTGGTTGGCATGAGCAGCACGGCAAATGCGAGCGACAAAAAATATCGCTTCCGTGCCCAGACACACATGAGTGAGAGCTCACCGCAGGGCAAGATGTATGGCGACTGGGCCAAACTTTGCGAAACCCTGTCTGAAGGTCGCCTGAAAATCGATTTGCACTTTTCATCGGCTATTGTGAAAGACTTTGAGACCTTTGGTGCTGCCGCTTCGGGCATTCTTGATATCGACATGACAGGGGCAAGCTACCAAACCGGCAAGGAGCCTGCATTCCAGTTCATCGGTGATGTCATGGGCGGGTACGAAAACCCAATGCAGTTGCATGCGTGGCTCAACTATGGCGGCGGCAGGCCTGTGGTCGACGAGATTTATGCCAAACACGGCATGTATCTGATTGGCCTTTTCTGCCCTGGTGTTGAATCGTTGAGTTCCACCAAGCCCCTGGACGGCATTGCGTCACTCAAGGATTGGAAATTCCGCTCTCCTCCGGGAATGGAATCGGAAATTTTCGCCAAACTGGGGGCCGCTCCGGTCGTCATGCCATTTGGCGAGGTCTTCACGGCCATGACCACCGGTGTGGTCGACGGATGTGATGCTGGCACCGTTACGCTCAACAAGAACCTCGGGGTCTATGATGTTGCCAACCACTTCACCTATCCGGGCTTCCATTCCATGCCAGCTGACCATGTGGCGATCAACCTGAAAAAATGGAACGCCCTCCCTGATGATCTGAAAGAGGTCATGCAGGTCGCCCAGACTGCAATTGCTTCCAAGCTCTACCAGCAGATCGACACGGAAGACCACAAGATTGTGACGGAGCTGGCGGCCAAGGGCATCAAGGCATCCAACTGGAGCAAGGAAGATCGCATGAAATTCCGTGAAACCGCTCAGGGTGTCTGGAAGGACTGGTCGACCCGCAGCGAGCTCTGCAAAAAGATCTACGACAGCCACATCGAGTTCATGAAAAATCTCGGACTGTTGACCTGA
- a CDS encoding L-idonate 5-dehydrogenase encodes MHGVIIHAPKDLRIEPIEVAEPGPRDVRVRIEYGGICGSDLHYYHNGGFGTVRIKEPMALGHETAGTIDAVGSEVLHLKAGMRVALNPSLPCGECKFCRAGQSTHCLNMHYFGSAMRFPHAQGMFRQMLIVKDRQVFPIPDSMSMAEAATAEPLSVALHAIRQAGSLVGQKVLITGCGPIGALIVIAARHAGASEIVVTDVSDFPLGIAQKAGASKTINVAEHPEQLTDYTVDKGYFDVLFEASGNQAAFRSAVEAVCPGGRVIQLGLGGEMSIVMNTIVTKELKLLGSFRFDAEFGYAVDLMSKRLIDVSPVITAALPFQKAVEAFDLASDRARAMKVQLTFD; translated from the coding sequence ATGCATGGTGTCATTATTCACGCCCCCAAAGATCTCAGAATAGAACCGATAGAGGTCGCCGAGCCCGGCCCGCGAGATGTACGCGTCCGGATCGAATATGGGGGGATATGCGGCTCGGACCTGCATTACTATCACAATGGCGGCTTCGGTACCGTCCGCATCAAGGAGCCGATGGCCCTTGGCCATGAAACAGCAGGAACCATCGACGCCGTCGGTTCAGAGGTTCTCCATCTCAAGGCTGGCATGCGCGTTGCGCTCAATCCCAGCCTTCCTTGCGGTGAATGCAAATTCTGCCGGGCCGGGCAATCGACCCATTGCCTCAACATGCATTATTTCGGCAGTGCCATGCGCTTCCCCCATGCGCAAGGGATGTTCCGGCAGATGCTGATCGTCAAAGACAGGCAGGTTTTCCCTATCCCCGACAGCATGAGCATGGCAGAAGCGGCGACAGCAGAACCGCTCAGTGTGGCATTGCATGCGATCCGGCAAGCCGGATCTCTTGTTGGACAAAAGGTCCTGATAACCGGTTGCGGGCCGATTGGGGCGCTCATTGTCATTGCTGCCCGCCATGCTGGAGCGTCGGAAATCGTCGTCACGGATGTTAGCGACTTCCCGCTCGGGATCGCTCAGAAAGCCGGTGCCAGCAAGACGATTAATGTCGCCGAGCATCCCGAGCAACTCACGGACTACACGGTAGACAAGGGGTATTTCGATGTGCTGTTCGAAGCATCCGGCAATCAAGCCGCCTTCCGGTCTGCGGTCGAAGCGGTCTGTCCGGGCGGGCGGGTCATTCAATTGGGGCTTGGTGGCGAGATGTCCATTGTCATGAACACCATCGTGACCAAAGAGCTGAAGTTGCTGGGATCGTTCCGCTTCGATGCCGAATTTGGCTATGCAGTCGATCTCATGAGCAAAAGACTGATCGATGTTTCGCCGGTCATAACCGCAGCTCTACCTTTCCAGAAGGCTGTCGAAGCCTTTGATCTAGCGAGCGATCGGGCGCGCGCCATGAAGGTGCAGCTGACGTTTGATTAG
- a CDS encoding mandelate racemase/muconate lactonizing enzyme family protein, whose protein sequence is MKITAIETLKTEEFSNVLWVRVHTDAGIIGLGETFYGADAVAAHIHDTLAGRLLGKDPLRIEALNQEMLNLPLAQSSTGAEYRAASAVDFALWDILGKVCDQPVHQMLGGLTADRLRVYNTCAGYRYVRTRNIKPVDTWNRAAADEDEGPYEDLTAFMTDAGALAESLLEQGISTMKIWPFDPPAIENRGLFITKDQLKTALDPFEKIRKAVGDKMDILVEFHSLWNLPTAKNIAKALAPYNPTWFEDPIRMNSPQALAEYADATDVWVCASETLGSRWPYKDMFDRGATDLAMVDLCWTGGLTEGRKIASLAEIYHKPFAAHDCTGPVAFAAAIHASFSQPNTLIQESVRAFYTGWYKELVTEIPRIENGYVYPMEGPGLGTELLPAVFERSDLTVKRSEV, encoded by the coding sequence ATGAAAATCACAGCGATAGAAACACTCAAAACGGAAGAATTTTCCAACGTTTTATGGGTCCGCGTTCACACGGACGCTGGCATCATTGGTCTGGGTGAGACCTTTTATGGTGCGGATGCCGTAGCCGCGCACATTCATGACACTCTGGCTGGTCGTCTGCTTGGCAAGGATCCCTTGCGCATTGAGGCATTGAATCAGGAAATGCTGAACCTGCCACTTGCCCAGTCAAGCACGGGAGCCGAGTATAGAGCAGCATCAGCAGTGGACTTCGCGCTGTGGGACATCCTTGGCAAGGTCTGCGACCAGCCGGTCCATCAGATGCTGGGTGGCCTCACGGCCGACCGTCTCCGGGTTTACAACACCTGTGCGGGATATCGCTATGTGCGGACCCGCAACATCAAGCCAGTGGACACCTGGAACCGGGCAGCTGCTGACGAAGACGAAGGGCCATATGAGGATTTGACCGCCTTCATGACCGATGCAGGCGCGCTTGCCGAAAGCCTGCTGGAGCAGGGCATTTCCACCATGAAAATCTGGCCATTTGATCCACCTGCGATTGAAAACAGAGGCTTGTTCATCACCAAGGACCAGTTGAAAACGGCTTTGGATCCTTTTGAGAAGATCCGCAAGGCCGTTGGCGACAAGATGGATATTCTGGTTGAATTCCATTCCCTTTGGAACCTGCCGACTGCCAAGAATATCGCCAAGGCTCTGGCCCCCTACAATCCGACCTGGTTTGAAGATCCGATCCGCATGAACTCGCCGCAGGCTTTGGCCGAATATGCCGATGCGACAGACGTCTGGGTCTGTGCCAGTGAAACGCTCGGGTCGCGCTGGCCCTACAAGGACATGTTTGATCGCGGAGCCACGGATCTGGCGATGGTTGATCTGTGCTGGACTGGCGGCCTGACGGAAGGTCGGAAGATCGCTTCCCTTGCGGAGATCTATCACAAGCCCTTTGCTGCCCATGACTGCACGGGGCCGGTGGCCTTTGCCGCAGCGATCCATGCGTCCTTCAGCCAGCCCAATACCCTCATTCAGGAATCTGTGCGTGCGTTCTATACCGGATGGTATAAGGAACTGGTCACCGAAATTCCGCGTATCGAAAATGGCTATGTCTATCCTATGGAAGGCCCGGGGCTCGGCACCGAGTTGCTGCCAGCTGTATTCGAACGCTCTGATCTGACCGTAAAACGTAGCGAGGTTTGA
- a CDS encoding Ldh family oxidoreductase — translation MSEAICFSGDCVKAQISEILRSWGFSEEQVESSSSVMVEADLNGIDSHGIAMLIYYEGLIKEGKLNPHAEIVVEDKSPAVAVIDGGGGLGHAVSLKAIDLAIQKAKSVGVGVVSVRHSDHFGAAGYYAARAAKAGMVSLITSNGFTRCVVPAGGAVPMFSTNPVAFGAPVENDDPLTFDIATSTASIGKVNLAWLAGKAIPKGWVVDGDGIYVTDSAEARDIIYNRPEGGLTPLGGTPEMSAHKGYGICTMVEVLSAILSGATAAPIQELRDPDERATDTGHFFLVLDPAFFVGTELFSHTQKQMMDALRSSKPSDDARPVLVPGDIEWRTHRKRSESGIPLSTSLVEKISALAERYGAEFKLAH, via the coding sequence GCTATTTGTTTTTCAGGAGACTGTGTGAAAGCACAAATTTCGGAAATCCTGCGAAGCTGGGGGTTCAGTGAAGAGCAGGTCGAGAGCTCCTCGTCGGTTATGGTAGAGGCGGATCTGAATGGCATCGATAGCCATGGTATTGCGATGCTGATCTATTATGAGGGCCTTATCAAGGAGGGGAAGCTGAACCCTCATGCGGAGATTGTCGTTGAGGACAAGAGCCCTGCAGTTGCGGTGATCGATGGTGGCGGAGGACTCGGCCACGCCGTCAGCCTGAAGGCGATTGATCTGGCCATCCAGAAGGCCAAGTCAGTTGGAGTTGGTGTGGTTTCGGTTCGGCACTCGGATCACTTCGGTGCGGCGGGCTATTATGCGGCCAGAGCCGCCAAGGCGGGGATGGTCAGCCTTATTACATCCAACGGCTTCACGCGTTGTGTGGTCCCTGCGGGGGGAGCGGTTCCGATGTTTTCAACCAACCCTGTTGCGTTCGGAGCGCCGGTTGAAAACGACGATCCTCTGACCTTTGATATTGCAACGTCTACCGCTTCGATTGGCAAGGTCAACTTGGCCTGGCTTGCCGGCAAGGCAATTCCGAAAGGCTGGGTTGTTGATGGGGATGGAATTTATGTCACAGATTCGGCGGAAGCGCGCGACATCATCTACAATAGGCCCGAAGGTGGATTGACCCCCCTCGGGGGGACGCCGGAAATGAGTGCGCATAAGGGCTATGGCATTTGCACCATGGTTGAAGTTCTTTCTGCCATTCTCTCCGGGGCAACTGCAGCTCCAATACAGGAATTGCGTGACCCGGATGAACGGGCAACGGACACCGGCCATTTCTTTCTCGTCTTGGATCCAGCGTTCTTCGTGGGTACGGAGCTATTTTCTCACACGCAAAAGCAGATGATGGATGCACTGCGCTCTAGCAAACCAAGCGACGATGCGCGCCCGGTCCTGGTGCCTGGTGATATCGAATGGCGAACCCACCGCAAGCGTTCGGAGAGTGGCATCCCGCTATCAACTTCTTTGGTTGAAAAAATTTCTGCTCTGGCAGAGAGATATGGGGCCGAATTTAAGCTTGCACACTAA
- a CDS encoding TRAP transporter small permease → MSKKVQNLNTGDKERKRHTRLTWETAPAWLFALVVIATTYEVIARYVFMAPTVWANELSLYVCAIGYVYAGIYSMRHDRHLRITIAYDLAGPKLRLFFDIVQFVSILIFCAALCIYGFDEAWEALTSWEKYGTAFNAPIPATIKPFIVVCGAVMAVYAARNFTLKLAAFKAAKADGGHNADA, encoded by the coding sequence TTGTCCAAGAAAGTTCAAAATCTCAACACTGGTGATAAAGAGCGCAAACGACACACCAGATTGACGTGGGAGACCGCGCCAGCATGGCTCTTTGCCCTCGTCGTGATCGCAACCACCTATGAAGTGATTGCGCGCTATGTCTTCATGGCGCCGACCGTATGGGCCAACGAGCTGTCACTCTATGTCTGCGCAATCGGATATGTCTATGCGGGCATCTATTCCATGCGGCATGATCGCCATTTGCGTATCACCATTGCCTATGATCTGGCAGGGCCGAAACTCCGCCTCTTCTTCGACATCGTGCAGTTTGTCTCCATTCTCATCTTTTGCGCCGCCCTTTGCATCTACGGCTTTGACGAGGCGTGGGAAGCTCTGACCAGTTGGGAAAAATATGGCACAGCCTTCAACGCGCCGATACCGGCAACCATCAAACCGTTTATCGTGGTCTGCGGTGCAGTAATGGCCGTATATGCGGCACGCAATTTCACTTTGAAACTCGCAGCCTTCAAAGCAGCAAAAGCAGATGGAGGCCACAATGCTGACGCCTGA
- a CDS encoding 2-hydroxyacid dehydrogenase produces the protein MAKLSVVFHGRNASTFHDGFEDLLDEKHSITILPDVLSDAEMRSAYEEADVIIGTANGADLPFPKKLRLFQVAGAGTDGVDPSRLPKGTTVCNCYGHDQPISEYVMATILNTRIPIIDANARLRQGDWTYQSGRSLHGEIAGSVIGLIGYGHISQTIARCAKAFGMKVYVCNRSPVSLGEMVDRYFPIDDLQGFLSDVDFVVSALPLTDQTAGLINEEAFEAMKSTAFLCNVGRGPVVDEKALYEALKGGKIAGAAIDTWYVYPSADNDSPQPSRYAFNELTNLVMTPHMSGWTQGTIDRRRQAMAENINRLATGVQLENIVMELN, from the coding sequence ATGGCAAAACTGAGCGTAGTGTTTCATGGACGCAACGCGTCGACCTTTCACGATGGATTTGAGGATCTTCTGGATGAGAAGCATTCCATCACAATTCTTCCCGATGTTTTGTCGGATGCTGAAATGCGATCCGCATATGAGGAGGCCGACGTCATCATCGGAACGGCAAATGGTGCGGATTTGCCGTTCCCGAAAAAGCTCCGGCTGTTTCAGGTGGCAGGTGCAGGAACTGACGGCGTAGACCCATCTCGCTTGCCGAAAGGCACGACGGTTTGCAATTGCTACGGTCATGACCAGCCGATATCGGAATATGTCATGGCGACAATCCTGAATACGCGCATTCCCATCATTGATGCCAATGCGCGTTTGCGTCAGGGTGACTGGACCTATCAATCCGGACGAAGCCTGCACGGCGAAATTGCCGGGTCTGTCATCGGTTTGATTGGTTACGGCCATATCTCGCAAACCATTGCCAGATGCGCCAAGGCTTTCGGGATGAAGGTCTATGTGTGCAATCGCAGTCCTGTTTCCCTCGGCGAAATGGTCGACCGCTATTTTCCAATTGATGACTTGCAGGGCTTTCTGTCTGATGTGGATTTTGTCGTTTCGGCGTTGCCGCTGACGGATCAAACTGCCGGGTTGATCAATGAGGAAGCCTTTGAAGCCATGAAGTCTACGGCCTTTCTTTGTAATGTAGGCAGAGGTCCCGTTGTCGATGAGAAGGCGCTCTACGAAGCCCTCAAGGGAGGAAAAATCGCCGGCGCCGCGATTGACACCTGGTATGTCTATCCTTCTGCCGACAACGACAGCCCGCAACCATCCCGATATGCTTTCAACGAGCTGACAAATCTGGTGATGACGCCTCACATGTCTGGCTGGACGCAAGGGACGATCGATCGCCGACGTCAAGCGATGGCGGAAAATATCAACCGTCTGGCAACAGGTGTGCAGTTGGAAAATATCGTGATGGAGTTGAATTAG
- a CDS encoding SDR family oxidoreductase produces MKMSLFDLNGRTALVTGSSRGLGRAMLEGLAEAGATVIVNGVNKERVSTTAADLRAKGHTVHEAAFDVTDDASVVAAFNQFDAEGIDVDILINNAGIQLRKPMVEMSTAEWNKVIETNLTSAFVTGREAAKRMIPRGYGKVINIGSLTSEVARATVAPYTAAKGGIKLLTRSMAAEWAASGIQANAIGPGYMITEMNKALLENEAFDSWVKSRTPSARWGRPEELVGTAVYLASAASDYVNGQIIYVDGGMLAVL; encoded by the coding sequence TTGAAGATGTCCCTTTTTGATCTCAACGGGCGTACAGCTCTTGTCACAGGATCCTCCCGCGGCCTCGGACGCGCCATGCTGGAGGGCCTCGCGGAAGCCGGCGCCACAGTCATTGTCAATGGTGTCAACAAGGAACGCGTGTCGACAACGGCAGCAGACCTGCGCGCCAAAGGTCACACGGTGCATGAAGCCGCTTTTGACGTGACCGACGACGCTTCGGTCGTCGCAGCCTTTAACCAGTTCGATGCTGAAGGGATTGATGTCGACATCCTGATCAACAACGCCGGAATTCAGCTGCGCAAACCCATGGTGGAAATGAGCACCGCCGAGTGGAACAAAGTCATCGAGACCAACCTGACCAGCGCTTTTGTGACCGGTCGGGAAGCAGCCAAACGCATGATCCCGCGTGGCTATGGCAAGGTGATCAATATCGGTTCCCTGACGAGTGAAGTGGCCCGCGCGACGGTTGCCCCCTACACCGCAGCGAAGGGCGGGATCAAACTGCTCACCCGGTCTATGGCCGCAGAATGGGCCGCATCAGGCATTCAGGCCAATGCGATCGGCCCGGGCTACATGATCACCGAAATGAACAAGGCGCTTCTGGAAAATGAAGCTTTCGATAGCTGGGTCAAGAGCCGGACCCCGTCTGCTCGATGGGGACGACCAGAAGAGCTGGTCGGCACAGCCGTCTATCTCGCCTCAGCTGCCTCAGATTATGTCAACGGTCAGATCATTTATGTCGATGGCGGCATGCTGGCTGTTCTTTAG
- a CDS encoding GntR family transcriptional regulator has product MKQESYSIFALIFCDISHNILAYQKKYLVQTGISTAGATPSGREKQDSDMSKTKSTSEKRDGIDPLLQGRNLSDIAYDRIEEAIVHLKIRPGEFTTVSALQQGIELGRTPVLDAVRRLADDTLVLVQSRRGLQVAPIQLDRERRLLKLRSDVERHAVRLAAKRANSTHRSRMFQLVQALRNELDTHNIQAFNELDRMLDMLILDAADEPLILRTLRPLHSIFRRTGYIYLAHLDPDGEAFVSSIERHAVLLDAVARGNEEDAVDHLAHLIALAEGMFDIMARKVDPALLDINIKPLSI; this is encoded by the coding sequence ATGAAGCAAGAATCTTACTCCATTTTTGCATTGATATTTTGTGATATATCACATAATATTTTGGCGTACCAGAAAAAATATTTAGTACAAACGGGTATAAGCACAGCGGGCGCCACACCTTCAGGAAGAGAAAAGCAGGATAGCGATATGTCGAAAACCAAAAGCACGAGCGAAAAACGGGATGGCATCGATCCGCTATTGCAAGGGCGCAATCTCAGCGACATTGCCTATGATCGGATCGAAGAGGCCATCGTGCATCTCAAGATCCGTCCCGGTGAATTTACAACGGTTTCAGCACTGCAGCAGGGGATTGAGCTGGGGCGTACCCCGGTTCTGGACGCTGTCCGTCGCTTGGCAGACGACACCCTGGTTCTGGTGCAGTCAAGAAGAGGGCTGCAGGTTGCGCCGATCCAGCTTGATCGGGAGCGCCGTCTTCTGAAGTTGCGATCAGATGTCGAACGACATGCTGTGAGGCTTGCAGCCAAGAGAGCCAATTCCACTCACAGAAGTCGCATGTTCCAGTTGGTTCAGGCGTTGAGAAACGAGTTGGACACACACAATATACAGGCCTTCAACGAGCTGGACCGTATGTTGGATATGCTTATTCTCGATGCGGCGGATGAGCCTCTGATCTTGAGGACACTACGCCCCTTGCACAGTATTTTTCGACGGACCGGTTATATCTATCTTGCGCACCTGGATCCCGATGGAGAGGCGTTTGTCAGCTCTATCGAGCGCCACGCCGTTTTGCTGGATGCCGTTGCCAGAGGCAATGAGGAAGATGCGGTTGACCATCTGGCGCATCTGATCGCGTTGGCTGAAGGCATGTTCGACATCATGGCTCGCAAGGTTGATCCCGCGCTGTTGGACATCAACATCAAGCCACTTTCTATTTAA
- a CDS encoding TRAP transporter large permease subunit produces the protein MLTPEIVSLILLLGLVGLMICAVPLGFAAGALATALIYFQFGPDALGLPLKQVYGMATDYSFAAVPMFILMASLLEHSTLARDMYSGLQRLAGQITGGVAIVTLLIAVILAAMSGIIGGEIVLLGLIALPQMLRLKYDRNLAIGTILAGGSLGTMIPPSIVLIIYGLVSGVSIQKLFIATTIPGLMMGSIYLSYILFRCWKNPRLAPPVGPEDRAQMSVKQALKALVPPILLIFLIMYCIYGGITSITEAAVIGVTGALILITLRGEMSFGLLNDGLVQTLRACGVLLWVTFGVSVLVSVYNLSGGRDFMSDLILDANLPPLMTIVMMMLLFLVLGTIMDWIGILLLTMPIFVPIITQLGFDPVWFGVLFCMNMQVAFLSPPFGPAGFYLKSVAPPEITLMHIYSSVWPFILLQLFAITMLMLFPDIALWLPRMLMH, from the coding sequence ATGCTGACGCCTGAAATCGTTTCTCTGATCCTGCTTCTGGGGCTGGTTGGCTTGATGATCTGTGCGGTTCCTCTGGGATTCGCAGCGGGAGCCTTGGCGACAGCTCTGATTTACTTCCAGTTCGGACCAGACGCCCTGGGCCTGCCGCTCAAGCAGGTTTATGGTATGGCAACAGATTATTCCTTTGCCGCCGTACCGATGTTCATTCTGATGGCATCCTTGCTGGAACACAGCACGCTTGCAAGAGACATGTATTCCGGTCTACAGCGCCTTGCTGGACAGATTACAGGTGGGGTTGCCATTGTAACGCTGCTCATTGCAGTCATCCTCGCAGCCATGAGTGGCATCATTGGTGGGGAAATCGTGCTGCTTGGTCTCATCGCCTTGCCGCAGATGCTGCGCCTTAAATATGATCGCAACCTTGCGATCGGCACCATTCTGGCGGGCGGATCGCTCGGCACCATGATCCCGCCTTCGATCGTCCTGATCATCTATGGTCTGGTCAGTGGGGTGAGCATCCAGAAGCTCTTCATTGCCACAACGATCCCCGGCCTGATGATGGGCAGTATCTATCTTAGCTACATTCTCTTTCGCTGCTGGAAAAACCCAAGACTCGCGCCACCGGTTGGACCGGAAGATCGCGCACAGATGTCGGTGAAGCAGGCGCTGAAGGCGCTGGTTCCGCCAATCCTTCTGATCTTCCTGATCATGTACTGCATCTACGGCGGGATCACCTCCATAACCGAGGCTGCGGTAATCGGCGTGACCGGAGCTCTTATCCTGATCACCCTGCGTGGAGAAATGAGCTTCGGGTTGCTGAATGACGGTCTTGTGCAGACCCTGCGGGCATGCGGCGTGCTGCTCTGGGTGACATTCGGCGTGAGCGTTCTGGTCAGTGTATATAACCTGTCAGGCGGTCGGGACTTCATGTCCGATCTCATTCTTGATGCCAACCTGCCGCCTCTGATGACCATTGTCATGATGATGCTGCTGTTCCTTGTGCTGGGAACGATCATGGACTGGATCGGCATTCTCTTGCTGACGATGCCGATCTTCGTGCCGATCATCACCCAGTTGGGCTTTGATCCGGTCTGGTTCGGCGTGCTGTTCTGTATGAACATGCAGGTGGCCTTCCTGTCACCCCCCTTTGGCCCTGCCGGCTTTTATCTGAAGTCTGTTGCGCCGCCCGAAATCACCCTGATGCATATCTACAGCTCCGTCTGGCCGTTCATCCTCTTGCAGCTCTTTGCAATAACCATGCTGATGCTGTTCCCGGATATCGCACTGTGGTTGCCCAGAATGCTGATGCACTGA